The following proteins are co-located in the Cyprinus carpio isolate SPL01 chromosome B19, ASM1834038v1, whole genome shotgun sequence genome:
- the LOC109066242 gene encoding cilia- and flagella-associated protein 69-like — protein sequence MLSSAPHARGFIHDSKPRPEAVRVTDLSRVLQLLREPLSVVSSSLKERQVFILKKVVKQCQHGFLLRDLAVIFKIMNVCAERVSDHPEYGRILCDLLQICRLPFLKEKSSDEMKYAAVVTDCVSQMGFLMRIPLPEVRRQICSSVIAFYSRDKHRHSSDGLSPARLDYRALMLERSGVSETLVMSLALTEEQHSVKLCLLQTLQILSRTSVNCKLMLRAQAAQKICFHMSEGDPSGELLFRSSEILWNLLENGSRQEVTSQLSSSDCIASLRDAFLHLLLKGFRHHERQLRNDLLLLLSLIAEKPGAPLIESGFLKHLTPFLTFPELKSHNPLVRNLKLTFNQEDFEMKKLLLNIMVVLSRDLSALQLFREGRVMLALMLLVKPSPSAVCRWTSRQQEELQLQALSTLSTLAPLMLDEYISCQANTCLLLLQDDTFSGRGHGFHGSGGGRKAQLRGCMRALRSVTSLEHKPLQQDLCDQGVIGQLLGVLRWFLGRPQDEDAVALEIQTDCLFLLSLLCEGDVHRKELFGRDGVEVLIQYLSLDAALVFSGLGHNKLLLSTVDCLWSCVVGCFGMESAAAAAAAEPQTHADAARVRAAGAV from the exons ATGCTGTCCAGCGCGCCGCACGCCCGCGGCTTCATCCACGACAGCAAGCCGCGGCCCGAG GCTGTGAGGGTCACGGATCTCTCTCGAGTGCTTCAGCTGCTGCGGGAGCCGCTCTCGGTAGTCTCG TCCTCGTTAAAAGAAAGGCAGGTTTTCATCTTGAAGAAGGTGGTAAAACAATGCCAGCATGGATTT CTTTTGAGGGACCTCGCTGTCATATTTAAGATTATGAACGTTTGTGCTGAAAGAGTGTCTGATCATCCGGAATATGGCCGAATCCTCTGTGATTTACTGCAGATATGCAG ACTTCCCTTCCTGAAGGAGAAATCGTCTGATGAGATGAAGTACGCCGCTGTGGTGACAGACTGTGTGTCTCAGATGG GTTTTCTGATGAGGATCCCGCTGCCGGAGGTGCGACGTCAGATCTGTTCATCTGTGATCGCCTTCTACAGCCGcgacaaacacagacacagctCTGACG gcctGTCTCCTGCTCGTCTGGACTACAGAGCTCTGATGCTGGAGCGCAGCGGTGTTTCTGAGACGCTGGTCATGTCTCTGGCTCTGACGGAGGAGCAGCATTCAGTAAAACTGTGTCTCCTGCAGACGCTGCAGATCCTGTCCAGAACATCAG TCAACTGTAAGCTGATGCTGAGAGCTCAGGCCGCGCAGAAGATCTGCTTCCACATGAGTGAAGGAGATCCGTCCGGAGAGCTGCTCTTCAGATCCTCCGAGATCCTGTGGAACCTGCTGGAGAACGGCTCTCGACAGGAAGTGACCTCACAGCTCAGCAGCAGCGACTGCATTGC ATCTCTGAGGGACGCGTTTCTCCATCTGCTCCTGAAGGGTTTCCGTCATCATGAGCGTCAGCTGAGGAAcgacctgctgctgctgctgtctctgaTCGCCGAGAAGCCCGGCGCTCCTCTGATC GAGAGCGGCTTCCTCAAGCATCTCACGCCCTTCCTCACGTTTCCCGAGC TGAAGAGCCACAATCCTCTGGTGAGAAATCTCAAGCTGACCTTCAACCAGGAGGACTTTGAGATGAAGAAGCTCCTGCTGAACATCATGGTGGTGCTGTCGAGAGATCTCTCCGCGCTGCAG TTGTTCAGAGAGGGCCGTGTGATGCTGGCTCTGATGCTGCTGGTGAAGCCGAGCCCGTCTGCGGTGTGCAGATGGACCTCCAGACAGCAGGAGGAGCTGCAGCTGCAGGCTCTGTCCACACTGAGCACACTCGCTCCGCTGATGCTGGACGAATACATCAGCTGTCAGGccaacacctgtctgctgctgctgcaggacg ACACCTTCAGTGGGCGGGGTCACGGTTTCCACGGCAGCGGCGGCGGGAGGAAGGCTCAGCTGCGGGGCTGCATGCGTGCGCTCAGATCCGTGACGTCTTTGGAGCACAAGCCACTCCAGCAAGATCTGTGTGATCAGGGCGTCATCGGGCAGCTCTTGG GTGTGCTGCGCTGGTTCCTGGGGAGGCCGCAGGACGAGGACGCTGTGGCTCTGGAGATCCAGACGGACTGTCTGTTCCTGCTGTCTCTGCTCTGTGAGGGAGACGTACACAGGAAG GAGCTGTTCGGCCGTGACGGGGTGGAGGTGCTGATCCAGTATCTGAGTCTGGACGCCGCGCTGGTCTTCAGCGGTCTGGGTCATAATAAACTGCTGCTGTCCACCGTCGACTGTCTTTG GTCGTGTGTGGTGGGGTGTTTCGGTATGGAatctgctgctgcagctgctgcag CGGAGCCCCAGACGCATGCTGACGCCGCTCGTGTCCGCGCTGCTGGAGCTGTGTGA
- the LOC109053349 gene encoding lysine-specific histone demethylase 1B — MLADSGGRSRGRKRSAAAVGGLDSGGRGRSSTPAAQKRKVPETGEDDDQSEKKFRKCEKSGCPATYPVCFASASERCARNGYTSRWYHLSCGEHFCNECFDHYYRSHKDGYETFSCWKRVWTSNGKSEPSLKAFMADQQLPYWVQCTNADCGKWRQLSKETHLSAALASSYRCGMKLSSVTVEGSDACAQPEDVEVLTLQKCAPHVVVRGLVRVRCVQELDRVLYFMSRKGLINTGALQIKWPLLPESQHNKVLVIGAGAAGLAAARQLQNFGMQVQHTQTTDEKHLKGVTVGRGAQIVNGCVNNPIALMCEQLGLRMHTLGVRCELIQEGGRVTDPALDKRMDFHFNAVLDAVSEWRKDKSQSQDAPLGEKIQEVYKTFLQESGLQFTDLEEKVLHFHLSNLEYACGSTLDQVSARSWDHNECFAQFSGHHTLLADGYSSVLHKLAQGLDIRLNTAVQHVDYSGEGVTVMSSCGSRWSAQKVLVTVPLALLQKNVIGFSPPLPDRKLKAIHSLGVGVIEKVALQFPTRFWDSKIQGADYFGHIPPCPEKRGLFSVFYDMSPQGEECVLMTVVTGEALSLLRDLQDSQVVDLCMSVLRELFQEQEVPDPLRFLVTHWSTDSWAQMSYSFVKTGGSGEAYDIIAEDVQRKLFFAGEATNRHFPQTVTGAYLSGVREASKIAVL, encoded by the exons ATGCTGGCGGACTCAG GCGGCCGGAGTCGGGGCAGGAAGCGGTCAGCAGCAGCAGTGGGGGGGCTGGACTCTGGTGGACGGGGCCGCAGCAGCACACCTGCAGCACAG aaaAGAAAAGTGCCAGAGACTGGAGAAGACGATGATCAGTCAGAGAAGAAGTTCAGGAAGTGTGAGAAATCTGGATGTCCAGCAACGTACCCCGTGTGTTTCGCCAGCGCATCtgagag GTGTGCTAGAAACGGCTACACGTCGCGCTGGTATCATCTGTCGTGCGGCGAGCACTTCTGTAACGAGTGCTTCGATCATTACTACAGGAG TCACAAAGACGGATACGAGACCTTCTCCTGCTGGAAGAGGGTCTGGACCAGCAATGGGAAGAGCGAGCCCAGCCTCAAAGCCTTCATGGCTGACCAGCAGCTGCCCTACTGG GTTCAGTGCACTAATGCTGACTGTGGTAAGTGGCGTCAGCTGAGTAAAGAGACGCATCTGTCGGCGGCGCTGGCCTCGTCGTACCGCTGCGGGATGAAGCTCAGCAGCGTGACG GTGGAAGGAAGTGATGCGTGCGCTCAGCCGGAGGACGTG gaggTTCTGACGCTGCAGAAGTGCGCTCCTCACGTGGTCGTGCGTGGCCTGGTGCGCGTCCGCTGCGTGCAGGAGCTGGACAGGGTTCTGTACTTCATGAGCCGGAAGGGTCTGATCAACACCGGAGCGCTGCAGATCAAGTGGCCGCTGCTGCCCGAGTCACAGCACAAC AAGGTGCTGGTCATCGGCGCAGGGGCTGCGGGGCTCGCTGCTGCTAGACAGCTCCAGAACTTCGGCATGcaggtacaacacacacaaaccactgaTGAAAAACACCTGAA GGGCGTGACAGTGGGCCGCGGAGCTCAGATCGTCAACGGCTGCGTGAACAACCCCATCGCCCTGATGTGTGagcag TTGGGTCTGAGGATGCACACTCTGGGCGTCCGCTGCGAGCTCATTCAGGAGGGTGGACGCGTCACAGATCCAGCTCTGGACAAACGCATGGACTTCCACTTTAACGCTGTGCTGGACGCCGTATCTGAGTGGAGGAAAGACAAGTCCCAGTCCCAGGATGCACCACTGGGCG AGAAGATCCAGGAAGTGTACAAGACGTTCCTGCAGGAGTCTGGACTTCAGTTCACCGACCTGGAGGAGAAAGTTCTGCACTTCCATCTCAGTAACCTGGAATACGCCTGCGGAAGCACACtggaccag gtgtctGCACGCTCGTGGGATCATAACGAGTGTTTCGCTCAGTTCTCTGGACATCACACGCTGCTCGCTGACGGATACTCATCTGTCCTGCACAAACTCGCTCAGGGACTCGACATCCGGCTCAATACTGCG gtgcagCACGTGGATTACTCTGGAGAGGGAGTGACGGTGATGTCCAGCTGCGGCTCTCGCTGGAGCGCACAGAAg GTTCTGGTGACGGTGCCGCTGGCTCTGCTGCAGAAGAACGTCATCGGGTTCAGTCCTCCTCTGCCTGACAGGAAGCTCAAGGCCATCCACAGTCTGGGAGTCGGAGTCATTGAGAAG GTGGCGCTCCAGTTCCCCACACGCTTCTGGGACAGTAAAATCCAGGGAGCGGATTATTTCGGCCACATCCCGCCCTGTCCGGAGAAGAGAGGCCTGTTCAGTGTGTTCTATGACATGAGTCCGCAG ggcgAGGAGTGTGTGCTGATGACGGTGGTCACCGGAGAGGCTCTGTCTCTGCTCAGAGATCTTCAGGACTCTCAGGTGGTGGATCTGTGCATGAGTGTCCTCAGAGAGCTCTTCCAGGAGCAG GAGGTTCCGGATCCGCTGCGGTTCCTGGTGACTCACTGGAGCACAGACTCGTGGGCTCAGATGTCCTACAGCTTCGTGAAGACGGGCGGCAGCGGAGAGGCCTACGACATCATCGCAGAAGACGTGCAGCGCAAGCTGTTCTTCGCCGGAGAG GCCACGAACAGACACTTTCCTCAGACGGTGACCGGAGCGTATCTGAGTGGAGTGCGTGAGGCCAGCAAGATCGCAGTGCTTTAG